One Bacillota bacterium genomic window carries:
- a CDS encoding 1-deoxy-D-xylulose-5-phosphate synthase, translating to MGGPHERLRSLSNRELAKLADALRATIIETTAATGGHLAPNLGVVELTIALHAALESPRDKIIWDVGHQCYAHKLLTGRDDRFSTLRQYGGISGFPRRDESVHDIFNTGHSSTSISAALGIAVARDLGGEDFAVAAVIGDGSMTGGMAFEALNHAGHVRTDLIVVLNDNEMSISRNVGALAAYLSRLRMNPGVRRVKGKLEEFVEKMPIMGEDLSTLVKRVKGSVKYLVMPGMLFEELGFTYLGPIDGHDIAMIRRTIEDARDKGGPVLIHVLTQKGKGYGPAERNPRAFHGVGPFDIATGSPKPGAPAQAQVQAGVASVAGAGIGVGIGAGTTYTDVFGEALLQLGARDERIVAITAAMPDGTGLEQFARRFPGRFFDVGIAEQHAVTFAAGLALQGFIPVVAIYSTFLQRGYDQILHDVCLQGLHVVFAIDRAGLVGEDGPTHHGVFDMAFLRHLPGMCLMAPADGGELVSMLNLAVACEGPVALRYPRSRIPGEQYGQDGAINGAIDTRAHMVRPGNDLAIFAIGSMVGPSVEASRILDDGQGQGISTAVINARFVKPLDTETLAGIAARTGHVLTVEEGALQGGFGSAVIEALNDAGIDGVRVTRLGIPDRFIEHGARDLLLEKCGLTAGAIASAARQLVTGQGRSAAH from the coding sequence ATGGGTGGACCACACGAGAGATTAAGGTCCCTGAGCAATCGCGAGCTTGCCAAGCTCGCCGACGCGCTCAGGGCCACAATAATAGAGACGACTGCGGCTACAGGAGGGCACCTCGCCCCCAACCTCGGTGTCGTCGAGCTGACCATCGCCCTCCACGCGGCGCTGGAGAGCCCGCGGGATAAAATCATATGGGATGTTGGACACCAGTGCTACGCCCACAAGCTCCTGACCGGCCGCGACGATAGATTCTCCACCTTGAGACAGTATGGTGGCATAAGCGGCTTCCCCAGGCGCGATGAGAGCGTTCACGACATCTTCAATACGGGGCACTCGAGCACGTCGATCTCGGCTGCGCTCGGCATAGCCGTAGCGCGCGACCTAGGGGGCGAGGACTTCGCTGTCGCGGCGGTGATAGGGGACGGCTCGATGACCGGCGGCATGGCCTTTGAGGCGCTCAACCATGCGGGTCATGTCAGGACGGACCTTATCGTGGTCTTGAATGATAACGAGATGTCGATCTCGCGCAATGTCGGGGCTCTCGCGGCCTACTTGAGCAGGCTGAGGATGAACCCCGGCGTCCGCAGGGTCAAGGGCAAGCTCGAGGAGTTTGTCGAGAAGATGCCGATAATGGGCGAAGACCTCTCAACGCTCGTGAAGCGAGTCAAGGGCAGCGTGAAATACCTGGTCATGCCCGGGATGCTCTTCGAGGAGCTCGGATTCACCTACCTGGGTCCCATCGACGGCCACGATATCGCCATGATCAGGCGCACTATCGAAGATGCCCGCGATAAGGGCGGGCCGGTTCTGATTCACGTCCTGACGCAGAAGGGCAAGGGTTACGGACCTGCAGAGCGGAATCCCCGGGCCTTTCACGGGGTCGGGCCATTTGATATAGCTACGGGATCCCCGAAGCCGGGGGCGCCGGCCCAGGCTCAAGTTCAGGCAGGGGTGGCCTCTGTCGCCGGGGCCGGGATAGGCGTAGGGATAGGGGCAGGAACGACCTACACAGATGTTTTCGGGGAGGCCCTTCTCCAGCTCGGCGCCCGGGATGAGAGGATAGTCGCCATAACAGCGGCAATGCCCGATGGGACGGGACTCGAGCAATTCGCCCGCAGGTTCCCCGGGCGTTTCTTCGATGTGGGCATAGCGGAGCAGCACGCGGTCACATTCGCCGCGGGGCTCGCTCTACAGGGCTTCATCCCCGTGGTTGCCATATACTCTACCTTCCTGCAGAGGGGATATGATCAGATACTGCACGACGTGTGCCTCCAGGGTCTCCACGTGGTCTTCGCGATCGACAGGGCCGGGCTGGTTGGCGAGGATGGCCCGACGCACCACGGTGTCTTCGACATGGCGTTCCTCAGGCACCTTCCTGGCATGTGCCTCATGGCCCCTGCTGACGGGGGTGAGCTCGTATCTATGCTGAATCTCGCCGTCGCCTGCGAGGGCCCGGTGGCCCTCAGATACCCGAGGTCGAGGATCCCGGGCGAGCAGTATGGCCAGGATGGCGCGATCAATGGCGCCATTGACACCCGGGCGCATATGGTGAGGCCTGGAAACGACCTCGCCATCTTCGCCATCGGCAGCATGGTCGGGCCGTCTGTTGAGGCATCGCGGATACTTGATGATGGCCAGGGCCAGGGGATTAGCACGGCCGTCATCAACGCTCGTTTTGTGAAGCCTCTCGACACCGAGACATTGGCCGGGATCGCCGCCAGGACGGGGCACGTCCTGACCGTCGAGGAGGGGGCGCTCCAGGGAGGGTTCGGTAGCGCGGTGATTGAGGCCTTGAATGACGCAGGGATCGACGGGGTTCGCGTCACGAGGCTCGGCATCCCTGACAGGTTTATCGAACACGGGGCGCGCGACCTCCTGCTCGAGAAGTGCGGCTTGACGGCTGGCGCCATAGCGAGTGCGGCGCGGCAGCTTGTGACGGGCCAGGGGAGGTCGGCGGCGCATTGA
- a CDS encoding F420-0:Gamma-glutamyl ligase, translated as MSPIITVEAVCISNWVEEGLLRSPVFKERVADGIFNGVKRFFAERERGELRAREQVAGGAGGGAARVRIPIRTHIITEKDDIVDVVRMYTRDIAEPGDFIGIAESVVAIAQGRAILPKTVRPRRLARFLSKFPGKDGSLATPPAMQLAINEAGAVRVLLGAAAAALGKMVGRKGDFYRVAGRSLAFIDDIAGTMPPYDEHVVLGPAHPEEVVARIKKETGIDVFIADVNDKGCVDILAASDSIDQVVLNQLLSDNPFGNDDQQTPIVVLKPVRL; from the coding sequence ATGAGCCCCATAATAACGGTGGAGGCTGTATGCATTTCCAACTGGGTGGAGGAGGGGCTGCTGCGCAGCCCGGTTTTCAAGGAGCGGGTTGCCGATGGGATCTTTAACGGTGTCAAACGCTTCTTCGCGGAGCGGGAACGCGGCGAATTGAGGGCGAGGGAACAGGTTGCAGGTGGAGCTGGCGGCGGCGCTGCGCGGGTGCGGATACCCATCCGGACTCACATAATAACGGAGAAGGATGATATCGTCGACGTCGTCAGGATGTATACCCGGGACATAGCAGAGCCCGGAGATTTTATTGGAATAGCCGAGAGCGTCGTTGCTATAGCCCAGGGCCGCGCAATTCTGCCTAAGACCGTCCGGCCGAGGCGGCTGGCCCGTTTCTTGAGCAAATTCCCCGGGAAAGATGGGAGCCTGGCTACCCCGCCGGCCATGCAGCTCGCCATAAATGAGGCCGGAGCCGTCCGGGTGCTGCTGGGCGCGGCCGCTGCCGCCCTGGGGAAGATGGTGGGCCGGAAAGGGGATTTCTACAGGGTTGCCGGCCGCTCCCTGGCTTTCATAGATGATATAGCGGGGACGATGCCCCCATACGATGAGCATGTCGTGCTCGGGCCCGCCCACCCCGAGGAGGTAGTAGCCAGGATAAAAAAGGAGACCGGCATCGACGTCTTTATAGCAGATGTGAACGACAAGGGCTGCGTCGACATCCTCGCAGCCTCGGATAGCATCGACCAGGTGGTGCTCAACCAATTGCTCTCGGACAATCCCTTCGGTAACGATGACCAGCAAACCCCGATCGTTGTCCTGAAACCCGTACGCCTCTAA
- a CDS encoding NAD(+)/NADH kinase encodes MTRVTRIGLIPHLKKPEAVKSARDILEWLGERGVKGLLDPRSAEALGLPELSFGGAGNLKKKMDVAVVLGGDGALLYAARMLSPSGLPLLGVNVGHLGFLTEIEIPEVYSALERVLNGDYKVEERMMVAATIRRRANEVERFTGLNDIVVAKGAFSRMIRLETYIDDHYIGTYPADGVIVASPTGSTAYSLSAGGPIVNPLMDTLIITFICPHTLFARAFVISSFEIVRVVVHASHDDIMVTVDGQVGYRLGDEDEVIVKKAEHKTRLVKLASRGFYEVLKTRLSEGNI; translated from the coding sequence ATGACGAGGGTTACGAGAATCGGTTTGATTCCCCATTTGAAGAAACCGGAAGCGGTGAAGAGCGCCCGGGATATCCTGGAGTGGCTGGGTGAGCGCGGCGTGAAGGGGCTTCTCGATCCGAGGAGCGCGGAGGCCCTTGGCCTGCCCGAGCTCTCGTTTGGCGGGGCGGGCAACCTCAAGAAGAAGATGGACGTCGCCGTGGTCCTGGGCGGGGACGGGGCGCTCCTGTATGCAGCCCGGATGCTTTCGCCCTCGGGCCTACCGCTCCTCGGCGTGAATGTCGGGCACCTGGGCTTCTTGACTGAGATCGAGATCCCGGAGGTTTACAGCGCCCTCGAGAGGGTGTTGAATGGGGATTACAAGGTTGAGGAGCGCATGATGGTCGCTGCGACGATACGACGCCGCGCGAACGAGGTCGAGAGGTTCACGGGCCTGAATGATATAGTGGTCGCCAAGGGTGCGTTTTCGCGCATGATCCGCCTCGAGACCTACATTGACGATCACTATATAGGGACCTACCCGGCCGATGGCGTCATCGTTGCGAGCCCAACCGGCTCCACAGCTTACTCGCTCTCGGCGGGTGGCCCAATCGTCAACCCGCTCATGGATACGTTGATTATAACGTTCATATGCCCCCATACATTATTTGCCCGGGCATTTGTCATATCGAGCTTCGAGATTGTCAGGGTCGTGGTGCATGCCTCGCATGACGATATCATGGTGACTGTGGATGGGCAGGTGGGGTACAGGCTCGGGGACGAGGATGAGGTCATAGTGAAAAAGGCTGAACATAAGACCAGGCTGGTCAAGCTCGCTTCGAGGGGCTTTTACGAGGTTTTGAAGACAAGACTAAGCGAGGGGAATATATGA
- a CDS encoding arginine repressor: MIGRVESAKAIRHAKILEIIGSRTIETQEELAQALRSEGIDVTQATVSRDIKELRLTKLPTGDGRYRYAVAHEQALGDVLTRLEHLFHDSVVSLDYSENLIVIKTLTGNAHAVADIIDDLNWKEILGTIAGDDTILVVVRPKSVVPELLERFNRLRG, encoded by the coding sequence ATGATCGGCAGGGTTGAGAGCGCTAAAGCAATCCGACACGCAAAGATTCTCGAGATCATAGGAAGCAGGACCATAGAGACACAGGAGGAGCTTGCGCAGGCGCTTAGAAGCGAGGGTATAGATGTGACGCAGGCCACGGTCTCAAGGGATATAAAGGAGTTGCGCCTCACAAAGCTGCCAACGGGGGATGGGAGATACCGGTATGCCGTTGCCCACGAGCAGGCCCTTGGGGACGTGCTCACAAGGCTTGAACACCTTTTTCATGATTCCGTCGTGAGCCTCGACTATAGCGAGAACCTGATCGTCATAAAAACCCTGACGGGCAATGCTCATGCTGTGGCGGATATTATTGACGACCTCAACTGGAAGGAGATACTTGGGACGATAGCCGGCGATGACACCATACTTGTAGTTGTGCGGCCTAAGTCCGTCGTGCCCGAGTTGCTCGAGAGATTCAATAGGCTTAGGGGATGA
- the recN gene encoding DNA repair protein RecN, protein MLLELHVKNFALIDELSLEFGPGLNILTGETGAGKSIIIDALGLLLGGRASADAIRSGSESMYAEAVFAVHEGSPARAALADLGLGTDVDAGVDGGLLIISREVTNSGRNRCRINDRTVTVATLSSIGDYLVDIHGQHEHQSLLSPGRHIDLLDNFGGEELLALRARVASRFRDLRALEMELAGLLQDDRDKIQRVDLLQFQAGEIGDARLERGEEEELSRERLVLANAGKLFEQCSRAYVCLNGGDGNGGGAGAVDGFQGMPAMPARDLVALALSELRAASRIDSSLAGVVQLLEDATIGIEEAATRLRSYRDELEFNPERLAEIEDRLALIARLKRKYGDTVEAILDYKAKVEAELGAIERSGERIEELRSEIKALEADLAELCAELSAARVRAAKALEGGVMRELEELNMPGAVFKVDISQREAAGGIPATAGSSSGSSSSSGAGTSGPGREPGGRRLEVTERGVDFVEFLLSANPGEEPRPLARIASGGELSRIMLAIKAVLAAHDEIPTMVFDEIDSGVGGRAAQAVAEKLVKVSRLRQVICVTHLPQIASMADVHFHISKEVTSDRTRTRVHKLAWGDQVTEIARMLAGSNLTDITMKHAEEMISLATNLKKAM, encoded by the coding sequence ATGCTGCTTGAGCTGCATGTCAAGAATTTTGCACTCATCGATGAGCTTTCCCTTGAGTTTGGACCGGGCCTCAATATCCTCACAGGCGAGACGGGCGCCGGTAAATCCATCATCATAGATGCCCTGGGGCTCCTGCTCGGGGGGAGGGCCAGCGCCGATGCCATAAGGTCCGGCTCTGAGTCCATGTACGCAGAGGCTGTTTTCGCCGTTCACGAGGGCTCTCCTGCGCGTGCCGCCCTGGCTGACCTCGGGCTCGGGACAGATGTTGATGCAGGTGTTGATGGTGGGCTCCTCATCATATCTCGCGAGGTTACGAATTCGGGCCGGAATCGCTGCCGCATCAACGACAGGACGGTGACCGTGGCCACGCTCTCCTCGATCGGGGATTATCTCGTAGATATCCACGGGCAGCACGAGCACCAGTCCCTGCTCTCCCCGGGGAGGCATATCGATCTCCTGGATAATTTCGGCGGGGAAGAACTCCTGGCCTTGCGGGCGAGGGTGGCTTCGAGATTCCGTGACCTGCGCGCCCTCGAGATGGAGCTTGCCGGGCTCTTGCAGGATGACAGGGACAAGATTCAGAGGGTTGATTTGCTTCAATTCCAGGCCGGGGAGATAGGCGACGCCAGGCTTGAGCGGGGTGAGGAGGAGGAACTCTCCCGTGAGCGCTTGGTTCTCGCAAATGCCGGGAAGCTGTTTGAGCAGTGCTCCCGCGCTTATGTTTGCCTTAACGGCGGTGACGGTAACGGTGGCGGGGCGGGCGCGGTGGATGGCTTTCAGGGCATGCCTGCAATGCCAGCGCGGGATCTCGTCGCCCTCGCCCTCAGCGAGTTGAGGGCTGCGAGCCGCATAGATAGCTCGCTCGCGGGCGTCGTGCAGCTCCTCGAGGATGCCACCATTGGAATCGAGGAGGCCGCCACGCGACTCCGGTCCTACAGGGATGAACTGGAGTTCAACCCTGAAAGGCTCGCCGAGATCGAGGATAGGCTCGCCCTGATCGCCCGGCTCAAGAGGAAATACGGGGACACGGTTGAGGCTATACTGGACTACAAGGCCAAGGTCGAGGCGGAGCTGGGCGCGATCGAGAGGAGCGGCGAGAGGATTGAAGAGCTCAGAAGCGAGATCAAGGCGCTCGAGGCTGATCTGGCCGAGCTGTGTGCGGAGCTGAGCGCGGCACGGGTCCGGGCCGCGAAGGCGCTCGAGGGTGGAGTGATGAGGGAGCTCGAGGAGCTCAACATGCCGGGCGCTGTGTTCAAGGTGGACATTTCCCAGCGGGAAGCCGCCGGTGGCATCCCGGCCACTGCTGGCTCCAGTTCCGGCTCTAGTTCCAGCTCTGGCGCCGGTACTAGCGGGCCCGGGCGCGAGCCCGGGGGGCGGCGCCTGGAGGTCACAGAAAGGGGCGTGGACTTTGTCGAATTCCTGCTCTCCGCAAACCCGGGCGAGGAGCCCCGGCCTCTTGCGCGAATAGCGAGCGGGGGCGAGCTTTCCCGGATCATGCTCGCCATAAAGGCCGTGCTCGCCGCCCACGATGAGATCCCCACGATGGTGTTCGATGAGATAGACTCCGGGGTGGGTGGCCGCGCAGCCCAGGCCGTCGCCGAAAAGCTCGTCAAGGTTAGCAGGCTGAGGCAGGTCATCTGCGTGACCCACCTCCCGCAGATAGCCAGCATGGCGGATGTCCATTTCCATATATCGAAGGAGGTCACCAGCGACAGGACCAGGACGCGCGTTCACAAGCTCGCCTGGGGTGACCAGGTCACCGAGATCGCGAGGATGCTGGCTGGGAGCAACCTTACTGACATCACCATGAAACATGCGGAGGAGATGATTTCCCTGGCGACCAATCTGAAGAAGGCCATGTAA
- a CDS encoding polysaccharide biosynthesis protein, translating into MRKQSFLRGAMVLTVAGFISKVLGAIYLVPLTRLIGAEGVGLYQMAYPVYGTMLVISVSGLPVAISKLVAERIAHGDPGGAARVFRIATVILVAVGAILSYALFAGARFLATRVLGDPRSYYSIRAISPAIVLVASMSALRGYFQGLQTMTPTAASQIIEQVARVITALLLAYMLLPSGVEFSAAGSAFGAVTGALAGLMLLIVIYFRERGVLVSAAGAAGAADETGGTSALSLLREIVALALPVTIASLVVPLTDLTNAAIVPARLRVAGFNIPEATRLYGQFAVMAMSLVGLPTVITTAFATSLVPSISAAWATGNRKLVSERIQEAMRLTILIGVPSFVGLRILARQICGMLFACPEAGEPLTILSIGTLFLCVQQTSSGILQGLGRTLVPVRSLLAGAAVGASLNFVFTAVPDLGIRGAALGTALGFMAAGVLNFAGVWVFDRARVGSSAAKAVFKAALAALAMGVGVRLTYHRIVQATFSNSLATVAAIAAGALTYGVILILLGELTPRELRLIPVIGSGLARLVGAMHGTHIQRK; encoded by the coding sequence ATGCGGAAGCAATCATTCCTGCGCGGGGCCATGGTATTGACCGTGGCCGGGTTCATAAGCAAGGTGCTCGGCGCCATCTACCTCGTCCCCCTCACCAGGCTCATCGGTGCAGAGGGCGTCGGGCTTTACCAGATGGCTTATCCCGTCTACGGCACAATGCTCGTTATATCAGTATCGGGCCTCCCCGTTGCTATCTCCAAGCTCGTCGCCGAACGTATCGCTCACGGCGATCCCGGGGGGGCGGCAAGGGTTTTCAGGATTGCAACGGTTATCTTGGTCGCCGTTGGTGCCATCCTGTCGTATGCGCTTTTTGCCGGGGCGAGGTTTTTGGCCACGAGGGTGCTCGGCGACCCCCGGTCCTACTATTCGATAAGGGCCATCTCCCCGGCGATCGTGCTTGTAGCCTCCATGTCAGCATTGCGTGGCTACTTCCAGGGGCTGCAGACGATGACCCCGACAGCGGCCTCGCAGATAATCGAACAGGTCGCCAGGGTTATTACCGCCCTCCTGCTGGCATATATGCTGCTTCCGAGCGGCGTGGAGTTCTCGGCGGCCGGGTCTGCTTTCGGGGCGGTTACTGGGGCTCTCGCGGGGCTTATGTTGCTTATCGTGATCTACTTCAGGGAGCGGGGGGTCCTGGTGAGCGCGGCGGGGGCGGCAGGCGCGGCGGACGAGACGGGCGGCACCTCCGCCCTGAGCCTGCTCAGGGAGATCGTGGCGCTCGCGCTGCCCGTGACTATTGCCTCGCTCGTCGTGCCGCTGACGGACCTTACAAACGCGGCTATAGTCCCTGCAAGGCTGAGGGTGGCAGGGTTCAATATCCCCGAGGCAACCAGGCTTTACGGCCAATTCGCAGTGATGGCGATGAGCCTTGTGGGGCTCCCGACCGTGATCACCACGGCCTTTGCCACGAGCCTGGTCCCATCTATATCAGCGGCGTGGGCCACTGGAAATCGAAAGCTCGTGAGCGAGCGTATCCAGGAGGCGATGAGGTTAACCATCTTAATAGGGGTGCCATCTTTTGTGGGGCTTCGCATCCTGGCGAGGCAGATATGCGGCATGCTGTTTGCCTGTCCCGAGGCGGGGGAACCGCTTACCATCCTCTCGATAGGGACCTTATTCCTGTGTGTCCAGCAGACATCGTCTGGCATCCTTCAAGGCCTCGGTCGAACGCTGGTCCCCGTCCGGAGCTTGCTTGCTGGGGCTGCCGTTGGGGCATCGCTTAATTTTGTTTTCACAGCCGTGCCCGACCTTGGAATACGGGGAGCGGCCCTGGGGACGGCTCTGGGGTTTATGGCTGCCGGCGTCCTGAACTTCGCGGGGGTCTGGGTTTTTGATCGGGCAAGGGTTGGCTCGAGCGCGGCCAAAGCCGTATTCAAAGCAGCTCTTGCCGCGCTCGCCATGGGGGTAGGTGTGAGGCTGACTTACCACCGGATTGTCCAGGCTACGTTCAGCAATTCGCTGGCGACGGTTGCGGCCATAGCGGCCGGCGCGTTGACTTATGGCGTGATCCTGATCCTGCTCGGCGAGCTTACGCCGAGGGAGCTTCGCCTCATCCCCGTCATCGGCTCTGGACTCGCCCGGCTCGTCGGCGCCATGCACGGCACGCATATCCAGCGTAAATAG
- a CDS encoding pyrimidine-nucleoside phosphorylase gives MKASWIIARKRDGHELDAGEISFMIDGFVKGEVPDYQMAAFLMAIYFKGMTPRETAALTLAMVRSGETIDLGRIRGRKVDKHSTGGVGDKTTLVLGPLVAAAGAPVAKMSGRALGHTGGTIDKLESIPGFRVSLSREEFISNVNRIGIAISGQTGNLAPADKKIYALRDVTATVESVPLIASSIMSKKIAAGADAIVLDVKAGKGAFMKTPDEAFSLATAMIAIGHEAGRQMAAVVSDMNQPLGIAVGNALEVREAIETLKGSGPPDLTELCLVLGSHMLLLAGVARDVDEGRGKLEDCLASGAGLRKFEELVRAQGGDARVIAEPSRLPGAKVIREVAAPRDGYLHEIDALRVGRIAMELGAGRERIGDPVDYSVGIMLEKKVGDRVANGEAMAEIHASSDEKAAAAAGELAGCYRIETFRPAQRPNLIYGVL, from the coding sequence TTGAAAGCCAGCTGGATCATAGCCCGCAAGCGCGACGGGCATGAACTGGATGCCGGTGAGATTAGTTTTATGATTGATGGTTTTGTAAAGGGAGAGGTGCCTGATTACCAGATGGCGGCCTTTCTAATGGCAATCTATTTTAAAGGGATGACACCGCGGGAGACGGCGGCTCTTACGCTCGCTATGGTCAGGTCCGGGGAAACCATTGATCTGGGGCGTATTCGCGGAAGAAAGGTGGACAAACACAGTACGGGCGGCGTTGGCGACAAGACGACCCTCGTCCTCGGACCGCTCGTGGCGGCCGCCGGCGCGCCCGTAGCCAAGATGTCCGGGAGGGCCCTCGGCCACACGGGAGGGACCATCGATAAACTCGAGTCGATCCCGGGGTTTCGCGTGTCTTTATCAAGGGAGGAATTCATCTCGAATGTAAATCGCATTGGAATCGCGATCTCTGGACAGACCGGAAACCTGGCCCCCGCTGATAAAAAGATATACGCCCTCAGGGATGTGACCGCCACAGTGGAGAGCGTTCCCCTCATCGCCAGCAGCATCATGAGCAAGAAGATAGCTGCCGGGGCCGATGCGATCGTCCTGGATGTCAAGGCCGGGAAGGGCGCTTTTATGAAGACCCCAGATGAGGCGTTTAGCCTAGCCACGGCGATGATCGCCATAGGTCACGAGGCGGGCAGGCAAATGGCGGCGGTTGTATCGGACATGAATCAGCCCCTTGGGATAGCCGTCGGGAATGCCCTCGAGGTGAGGGAGGCCATAGAGACGCTCAAAGGCTCGGGCCCTCCAGACCTCACAGAGCTTTGCCTGGTCCTCGGGAGCCACATGCTTCTCCTCGCCGGGGTCGCGCGCGATGTGGACGAGGGCAGGGGCAAGCTTGAGGATTGCCTGGCATCGGGCGCCGGTCTCAGGAAGTTCGAGGAGCTTGTCCGGGCGCAGGGCGGCGACGCCAGGGTTATTGCCGAGCCTTCGCGCCTGCCCGGAGCGAAGGTTATACGGGAGGTTGCCGCGCCGCGCGATGGTTACCTGCATGAGATAGACGCCTTGCGGGTCGGCCGGATCGCCATGGAGCTCGGAGCGGGCCGCGAGAGGATCGGGGACCCTGTAGATTATTCGGTCGGCATCATGTTGGAAAAGAAGGTGGGCGATAGGGTCGCGAACGGCGAGGCCATGGCGGAGATTCACGCCAGCTCTGATGAGAAGGCTGCGGCGGCCGCCGGGGAACTGGCAGGGTGCTATCGCATTGAAACATTCAGGCCCGCCCAGCGGCCAAACCTGATATATGGTGTGCTGTAA
- a CDS encoding TlyA family RNA methyltransferase: protein MKEKERLDILLVERGLHKSREQARRSIMAGEVRVDGGRIDKPGTRIPVDCEIEVARPAVEYVSRGGIKLEAALREFDVSVKDKVAIDIGASTGGFTDCLIKHGARRVYAVDVGYGQLAWELRQDPRVVNIERTNIRYLDAARVPEKADIITIDVSFISIRKFLPRLKEFLAPNGRIISLIKPQFEAGREQVGKKGVVRDPQVHRKTLSDIIDFVASNSFHIKGLTFSPIKGPEGNIEYFLHLGLEPGEASSRPGEVEVGPDVDVDEVVRRAHAALNGDPAR from the coding sequence TTGAAGGAGAAGGAGCGCCTCGACATCCTGCTGGTCGAGCGGGGTCTGCATAAATCCCGCGAACAGGCCCGGCGCTCTATAATGGCCGGGGAGGTCCGGGTGGATGGCGGGAGGATTGACAAGCCCGGGACCAGGATTCCCGTGGACTGCGAGATCGAGGTCGCGAGACCGGCCGTAGAGTATGTAAGCAGGGGCGGCATCAAGCTCGAAGCGGCGCTGAGGGAGTTTGATGTCAGCGTTAAGGACAAGGTGGCCATTGATATTGGGGCCTCAACGGGCGGGTTCACTGACTGCCTGATCAAGCATGGCGCCCGCAGGGTCTATGCCGTGGATGTGGGTTACGGCCAGCTGGCATGGGAGCTCCGGCAGGACCCCCGTGTCGTGAATATCGAGCGGACCAATATCCGCTACCTCGATGCCGCGCGCGTGCCGGAGAAGGCGGATATCATAACGATCGACGTCTCGTTTATATCCATCAGGAAGTTCCTGCCTCGCCTGAAGGAATTCCTCGCGCCCAACGGCCGAATCATCTCCCTCATAAAGCCGCAGTTTGAGGCCGGGAGGGAGCAGGTCGGTAAGAAGGGAGTGGTCAGGGATCCCCAGGTGCACAGGAAGACATTAAGTGATATAATAGATTTTGTAGCTTCTAATAGTTTCCATATAAAGGGCCTAACGTTCTCGCCCATCAAGGGGCCGGAGGGGAACATAGAGTATTTCCTGCATCTTGGCCTGGAGCCGGGTGAAGCGAGCTCCAGGCCGGGCGAAGTGGAAGTGGGCCCTGATGTTGATGTAGATGAGGTGGTCCGGCGCGCCCACGCGGCACTGAATGGCGACCCGGCAAGATGA
- a CDS encoding ribose-phosphate pyrophosphokinase encodes MNPKFFEEALPVLRDLKVFSGRAHPELAREICSHLNVALGQAEVTTFANENIFAKINESVREADVFVVQPSCSPVNDGLMELLIMIDALKRASAGRITAVIPYYPYSRSDKKDQPRVPITARLVADLITVAGANRVVTIDLHASQIQGFFSVPLDHLTALPIIASYFKEKQIPNLAVVAPDAGRAKLAAKYADRLAAPMAIIDKRRIGNVDRAESSHVVGDVEGMNTLLVDDEITTGGSLIGALEILQDHGARDMYFACTHGILTQGAVERIRTSPLKEVVVTNSVPVPDSKRCGRIVVLSVAKLIAEAIWRIHAGGSISKLFEP; translated from the coding sequence ATGAATCCAAAATTCTTTGAGGAGGCACTTCCTGTGTTACGGGACCTGAAAGTCTTCAGTGGCCGGGCTCATCCTGAGCTCGCAAGGGAAATCTGCTCTCATCTTAATGTTGCGCTCGGCCAGGCCGAGGTAACGACATTTGCCAACGAAAATATCTTTGCCAAGATCAACGAGAGCGTGCGCGAGGCCGACGTCTTCGTCGTGCAGCCTTCATGTTCGCCCGTAAACGATGGGCTCATGGAGCTCCTGATAATGATCGACGCCCTGAAAAGGGCCTCGGCGGGCCGGATAACAGCCGTGATACCATATTACCCCTACTCGCGCTCCGATAAAAAGGACCAGCCGCGCGTGCCGATTACGGCAAGGCTCGTGGCCGACCTGATCACAGTCGCGGGGGCCAACAGGGTTGTGACGATCGACCTCCATGCCAGCCAGATCCAGGGCTTTTTCTCCGTGCCTCTCGACCACCTGACCGCCCTGCCCATCATAGCTTCCTATTTTAAGGAAAAGCAGATCCCAAACCTTGCTGTGGTCGCGCCGGACGCCGGGCGGGCAAAGCTCGCAGCGAAATACGCAGACCGCCTCGCGGCGCCCATGGCCATTATAGACAAGCGACGAATTGGAAACGTGGACAGGGCCGAGTCCAGCCACGTCGTGGGCGACGTCGAGGGGATGAACACCCTCCTCGTCGACGATGAAATCACCACAGGGGGGTCGCTTATAGGCGCCCTGGAGATCCTCCAGGATCACGGGGCCCGGGACATGTATTTCGCCTGCACCCACGGGATTCTAACCCAGGGAGCCGTTGAACGCATCCGCACCTCGCCCCTCAAGGAGGTAGTCGTGACGAACTCGGTTCCCGTGCCTGACAGCAAGCGCTGCGGCAGGATCGTTGTGCTTTCCGTTGCGAAGCTGATCGCGGAGGCCATATGGCGAATCCACGCAGGCGGCTCCATCAGCAAGCTCTTCGAGCCCTGA